DNA from Terriglobia bacterium:
CAAATCCCGGGCGAGGACAAGCCTAACCACCCGTTTTATGCGCTCTTCTTAACCGTTAAGGTTATCCGGAATTTCCTTCTTGATCTCGAAAATGGCGCTATTGTACGGCCATCTCGCCTGTTCGCGAAACGATTCTTTTTCGGAGGACTCCCGACGGTTTGCCATCAGCACCGGCACGGCCGGAATCGGCCGATTTTTTCGATTTTTTGCAACACTCCTCCTCTCCCAGCCTCTGGTAAGACCATTCAGGCAACTGGGTGCCTGGTTTATCTCGGAGACATCCTGCGCAGGAACCCCGAATTGCGCGAAAAAGTTTGGCTGGTCTGCCGGTTCACTGCAGCGTGCCCTGGGCGAGCTTCACCGCGCAATAGAGGTTGGCGCCACAGGGCGAAGCGGCGCTCGGCTGCAGTGTCCCAAAGTAGATGCTGGAAGCCTGGCCTTGGCCGCTGTTGCTGTCCACGACGATGCCGCTGGTGCCGCCAATTTCGTTGGTGGCGGTGGCAGTGGGAGTTGCCCGCGTCGACGAAGAGGCGGTCGTTGGTGCCGTCGCATTGGTGCCCTGGCCGGCCACCCAGGTGAGAACGTGGAAATGCGCTACGCCAGCATCTCGCTCAGCCAGAAGCGAAGCGTCGTCGAAGGTACGGAAACACTATGCTTCAGCAATTGTCTCCGGGAACCGGAGCCTTGACTTAGCCAGAGTCTTGGAGAGGAGCTGCTCAATCTGGGCTTCATCCCAGTTCTTGGCCATGGCGAGTTCGCTTACCAGCAGGTAGCGAGCGCGCTCCAGCATCTTCTTCTCGCGAAATGAAAGTGGCTTGCTTTGGGCCAGGAGGAGTAACCCTTTCAGCACTGCGGCGACCTCCAGGAGCGATCCGGTGCGCATCTTTTCCGAGTTTTCCTTGAACCGGTACTTCCAATCGCTGTGGTTGCAGCACTTTCCGTCGGTAAGGAAGTCAATGACTTTCTGCGCTTCGCCGTTGCGGATAACCCGGCGCAGGCCGACGTTGGCTACGTTGTTGAACGGAACCATGACTTTCAAACTGCTGGACTTGATTTTCAGGAGATAAAAACGCTCGACGCTGGCGCCGATGGTGCGGCTGCTGATCTGTTCGATGGTTCCTACGCCGTGGTTGGGATAGACAACTTTGTCACCGATGTCGAAGCTCAGGTTCGAGTTGCTACTCATGAAGGGCACCTGCGAAATGTGGTAGGCAGTCCGAGCTGGAGGTAAGCAGTTGTTAATATATCGTAAATCTCCAAAAACGTCAAATCAGCCTATAACTTAGAGGTTTTCGGTGGAGTTATGCTTTAGAATCAATTTGCCGGAGGGGTGGCGCATCTTGGCGCAGAGTGGCCGAGGGGAGGTACCCGCCGGGAAGAACGATTTATAATCACAGCGGGTTAGCCGCCGAGGATGCGGCGGACTGACCATCCCAGGCCGCGGGCCGGAGCGGCGGAGACCGTCTACTCCACATGCCAGAACACATTAAGAAGAAGCTTGCCGAGGAAATCCAGGCGCTGGAATACGAGCTGAACCACGAGCTCCCCAAGGAACTGAAGAAGGCGGTGGCCATGGGGGACCTGAGCGAAAACGCCGAGTACCACATGGCGAAGCAGCGCCAGGAATACGTGCGCGCCAGGCTGGGGCAGCTCAAGAAGAGAATGGGCGACCTTTCGCTGGTGAACATGAACAATATCCCAAGGGACCGGGCGGCACTGGGATCGACGGTGAAGGTTTATGACTCCACGAAGGACGAGAAGATCGAATACAAGCTGGTGACCAGCGAGGAATCCGACGTCAGCAAGGGTCTGATCTCGACGACGTCGCCGATCGGCAAAGCTTTGATGGGAAAAAAGGTGGGAGACACGGCCACGGTGGTGAGCCCGACCGGCAACCGGGAGATGGAAGTGCTCTCGCTGGTGACGATCCACGATGCGGAGCAGCAAGGGTTGCCATGACCTGGACTAGCGCATTCGGCCGGGGGTGCAAAGTCATTCTGCACAAGATCGTGCACGGGCTGGCGCTTACCCGGGTGAATCCCAACTACCTGACGTTCCTGGGATTCGTGATCAACCTGGGGGCGGGGGTGCTGTTCGGATACGGCAATGCCGATAACCAGGCGCGGCTGTTCCGCTACGCCGGCCTGGTGATCATCGGGGCAGGGATCTTCGACATGGTGGACGGT
Protein-coding regions in this window:
- a CDS encoding CarD family transcriptional regulator, with protein sequence MSSNSNLSFDIGDKVVYPNHGVGTIEQISSRTIGASVERFYLLKIKSSSLKVMVPFNNVANVGLRRVIRNGEAQKVIDFLTDGKCCNHSDWKYRFKENSEKMRTGSLLEVAAVLKGLLLLAQSKPLSFREKKMLERARYLLVSELAMAKNWDEAQIEQLLSKTLAKSRLRFPETIAEA
- a CDS encoding transcription elongation factor GreA, which codes for MPEHIKKKLAEEIQALEYELNHELPKELKKAVAMGDLSENAEYHMAKQRQEYVRARLGQLKKRMGDLSLVNMNNIPRDRAALGSTVKVYDSTKDEKIEYKLVTSEESDVSKGLISTTSPIGKALMGKKVGDTATVVSPTGNREMEVLSLVTIHDAEQQGLP